The sequence AGGAGGAGGCGATGGATGCATTGAGCCACAAAGGGGTGAATTGCTGGGAGCGCTACGCTTCCGAGAAAGATCGGCGGGACATGGACAGTCTGGCCGTGGGATATCTGGAATTTCTCAGCCAGTGTAAGACCGAGCGCGAAACCGTGGCCTGGATCATGGATCAGGCCGGGGCGCGTGGATTTTCCG is a genomic window of Deltaproteobacteria bacterium containing:
- a CDS encoding aminopeptidase (catalyzes the removal of amino acids from the N termini of peptides) translates to MDALSHKGVNCWERYASEKDRRDMDSLAVGYLEFLSQCKTERETVAWIMDQAGARGFS